In a single window of the Nocardiopsis composta genome:
- a CDS encoding ABC transporter permease → MSAPSHAPDQVEGVDPAAEGWVAAERSLRQIAWQRFRRDKVAMAGAVVVVLLIAMAVLAPLLTRLFGFPPNEFHQDLMDPLTGGALNDPANPTSGIDPWGGMSGTHLLGLEPVTGRDMFSRIVYGAQISLLVAFGATVLCVFIGTVLGIVAGYFGGWVDTVISRAMDIFLAFPLLLFAIALAGVIPDGAFGLQGNGLRVALLIFIIGFFNWPYIGRIVRGQTLTLKEREFVEAARSLGAGSGHILFRELLPNLVTPILVYSTLLIPTNIIFEASLSFLGVGINPPTPSWGGMLSNSLDFYTTSPHYVIIPGLAIFITVLAFNLFGDGLRDAFDPRSSD, encoded by the coding sequence ATGAGCGCGCCTTCGCACGCACCCGACCAGGTGGAGGGCGTCGACCCTGCCGCAGAGGGATGGGTGGCCGCCGAGCGGTCGCTCCGCCAGATCGCCTGGCAGCGCTTCCGCCGGGACAAGGTGGCCATGGCCGGCGCCGTCGTCGTGGTGCTGCTCATCGCGATGGCCGTACTGGCCCCCCTGCTGACCCGCCTCTTCGGGTTCCCGCCGAACGAGTTCCACCAGGACCTGATGGACCCGCTGACCGGCGGGGCCCTGAACGACCCGGCCAACCCGACCTCCGGCATCGACCCCTGGGGCGGCATGTCCGGGACCCACCTGCTGGGCCTGGAGCCGGTCACCGGCCGCGACATGTTCAGCCGCATCGTCTACGGTGCGCAGATCTCCCTGCTGGTGGCCTTCGGCGCCACCGTGCTCTGCGTGTTCATCGGCACCGTGCTCGGCATCGTCGCCGGCTACTTCGGCGGCTGGGTCGACACCGTGATCAGCCGCGCCATGGACATCTTCCTGGCCTTCCCGCTCCTGCTCTTCGCCATCGCCCTGGCCGGCGTCATCCCCGACGGCGCCTTCGGCCTGCAGGGCAACGGCCTACGGGTGGCCCTGCTGATCTTCATCATCGGCTTCTTCAACTGGCCCTACATCGGGCGCATTGTCCGCGGGCAGACGCTCACCCTCAAGGAGCGCGAGTTCGTCGAGGCCGCTCGGAGCCTGGGCGCCGGAAGCGGGCACATCCTCTTCCGCGAGCTGCTGCCGAACCTCGTCACCCCCATCCTCGTCTACTCGACGCTGCTCATCCCGACCAACATCATCTTCGAGGCCTCACTCTCCTTCCTGGGTGTCGGCATCAATCCCCCCACCCCGAGCTGGGGCGGCATGCTGTCCAACTCGCTGGACTTCTACACCACGTCGCCCCATTACGTGATCATCCCCGGCCTGGCCATCTTCATCACGGTCCTGGCGTTCAACCTCTTCGGTGACGGACTGCGGGACGCCTTCGACCCCCGCTCCTCCGACTGA
- a CDS encoding cellulose synthase, with protein sequence MPETLPIAGPMLGAAITIVGLLISWLVWRRRGAAAGLRGVAWSLVPLAAGLLGLMGTLWRAVADIVGIFAGLLFNPMVWAGVVVGGIAVVLFVASGFMRARGMGVRDPKAAEKPKAAGAGQAEGIAGPAPTAPQPGAQQPRKAQKKGKPAGGDDDFGDIEDLLRKHGIE encoded by the coding sequence ATGCCGGAGACATTGCCGATCGCGGGTCCGATGCTGGGGGCGGCCATCACCATCGTGGGGCTGCTGATCTCGTGGCTGGTGTGGCGCCGCCGCGGCGCCGCGGCCGGCCTGCGCGGGGTGGCGTGGTCGCTCGTCCCGCTCGCCGCGGGCCTGCTGGGACTGATGGGAACGCTGTGGCGCGCGGTCGCCGACATCGTCGGGATCTTCGCCGGCCTGCTGTTCAACCCGATGGTATGGGCCGGGGTCGTGGTCGGGGGCATCGCCGTGGTGCTCTTCGTGGCCTCGGGCTTCATGCGCGCCCGCGGGATGGGGGTGCGCGACCCCAAGGCGGCGGAGAAGCCGAAGGCCGCCGGGGCCGGGCAGGCCGAGGGGATCGCGGGCCCGGCGCCGACCGCTCCGCAACCGGGGGCGCAGCAGCCCCGGAAGGCGCAGAAGAAGGGCAAGCCCGCCGGGGGAGACGACGACTTCGGCGACATCGAGGACCTGCTCCGCAAGCACGGGATCGAGTGA
- a CDS encoding ABC transporter substrate-binding protein: protein MRGRTLRGSALRGAAVATAAVLLLSACGGGGGGDADTEFDQGTTEVVNPSEEKGGTLRYAISANMESTDPGNAYYGNVWNFSRYFARTLYTYQSAPGDEGREVVPDLAEGEPEVSEDGKTYTVKLKEGLKYEDGSPIVAEDVKYAIARSNFGPDALPNGPKYYKEHLADSDGYEGPYTGADDPLEGFGGIETPDDHTLVFHLKKPFYDFRYVLVQPQTAPVPAEADTGEQYQAKVVSSGPYKFEGEWTPGNGLTLVRNEEWDPESDPIRKALPDRITVEEGVEQNEIDQRLVNGELDVDFGGTGVGPAKKGELLQDEDARPFLDNPLNGGHYFLAVNTKVEPFDELECRQAVQYALNRNAVHRAWGGDAGGDPAHTILPPGTPGHDPDSDVYPAADPEKEEGDPAKAEEKLAECGEEDVTTNLGVRSDRPAEVAAAEAIQEALGRVGIEVQIEQFPSDSFTNTQAGSPSFVHENGMALMIYGWLPDWNTGYGYMSQILDGDAIKDAGNSNLAELDDEEINGLFDEIVSIEDEAERDEMAAEIDRLAMEQAVIVPMVYSKAVLYRPETLTNAFFNPSWKMYDYMALGTTAQE from the coding sequence ATGAGAGGCCGAACATTGAGAGGCTCAGCTCTGCGCGGCGCGGCGGTCGCGACCGCGGCCGTCCTCCTGCTGTCCGCCTGCGGGGGCGGTGGCGGCGGGGACGCCGACACCGAGTTCGACCAGGGGACCACCGAGGTGGTGAACCCCTCCGAGGAGAAGGGCGGCACGCTCCGCTACGCCATCTCGGCCAACATGGAGAGCACCGACCCGGGCAACGCCTACTACGGCAACGTGTGGAACTTCAGCCGGTACTTCGCCCGAACCCTCTACACCTACCAATCGGCCCCCGGGGACGAGGGGCGCGAGGTGGTCCCGGACCTGGCCGAGGGCGAGCCCGAGGTGAGCGAGGACGGCAAGACCTACACCGTCAAGCTCAAGGAGGGGCTGAAGTACGAGGACGGCTCGCCGATCGTCGCCGAGGACGTCAAGTACGCCATCGCGCGGAGCAACTTCGGCCCCGACGCGCTGCCGAACGGCCCGAAGTACTACAAGGAGCACCTCGCCGACAGCGACGGCTACGAGGGCCCCTACACCGGCGCCGACGACCCGCTGGAGGGCTTCGGCGGCATCGAGACGCCCGATGACCACACCCTGGTCTTCCACCTGAAGAAGCCGTTCTACGACTTCCGCTACGTGCTGGTCCAGCCGCAGACCGCCCCGGTCCCGGCCGAGGCGGACACCGGTGAGCAGTACCAGGCCAAGGTGGTCTCCTCCGGGCCGTACAAGTTCGAGGGGGAGTGGACCCCGGGCAACGGGCTGACCCTGGTCCGCAACGAGGAGTGGGATCCGGAGAGCGACCCGATCCGCAAGGCGCTGCCGGACCGGATCACGGTCGAGGAGGGCGTCGAGCAGAACGAGATCGACCAGCGGCTGGTCAACGGCGAGCTCGACGTCGACTTCGGCGGCACCGGCGTGGGCCCGGCGAAGAAGGGCGAGCTGCTGCAGGACGAGGACGCCCGCCCCTTCCTGGACAACCCGCTCAACGGCGGCCACTACTTCCTCGCGGTCAACACCAAGGTGGAACCGTTCGACGAGCTGGAGTGCCGGCAGGCGGTGCAGTACGCGCTCAACCGCAACGCGGTGCACCGGGCCTGGGGCGGGGACGCCGGCGGCGACCCCGCGCACACCATCCTCCCGCCCGGCACGCCCGGCCACGACCCGGACAGCGACGTCTACCCGGCCGCAGACCCGGAGAAGGAGGAGGGCGACCCGGCCAAGGCCGAGGAGAAGCTCGCCGAGTGCGGTGAGGAGGACGTCACCACCAATCTGGGCGTGCGCTCCGACCGGCCGGCCGAGGTCGCCGCGGCCGAGGCCATCCAGGAGGCGCTGGGCCGGGTGGGCATCGAGGTGCAGATCGAGCAGTTCCCCTCGGACAGCTTCACCAACACCCAGGCCGGCTCGCCGAGCTTCGTGCACGAGAACGGGATGGCCCTGATGATCTACGGGTGGCTGCCGGACTGGAACACCGGCTACGGCTACATGAGCCAGATCCTGGACGGCGACGCGATCAAGGACGCCGGCAACTCCAACCTGGCGGAGCTGGACGACGAGGAGATCAACGGGCTGTTCGACGAGATCGTCAGCATCGAGGACGAGGCCGAGCGGGACGAGATGGCCGCCGAGATCGACCGGCTGGCCATGGAGCAGGCCGTGATCGTGCCGATGGTGTACAGCAAGGCGGTGCTGTACCGGCCGGAGACGCTGACCAACGCGTTCTTCAACCCGAGCTGGAAGATGTACGACTACATGGCGCTGGGCACCACCGCCCAGGAGTGA
- a CDS encoding ABC transporter substrate-binding protein: MRSSALGGAAVATAAVLLLSACGGGGGGGDAADTEFDQGIAEVVNASEEQGGTLRYAITANIESTDPGNTYYGYVWNFSRYYARTLYTYDTSPGEDGRTIVPDLAEGEPEVSDDGKTYTVKLKEGLKYEDGSPIVAEDVKYAIARSNFGPDALPNGPKYYKEHLADSDDYEGPYEDADDPLKGFDGIETPDDHTLVFKLKGAFYDFPYVLVQPQSAPVPADKDTGEQYQEQVVSSGPYKFDGKWTPGNGLTLVRNDEWDPETDPIRKALPDRITVEEGVDQNEIDQRLVNGELDVDLAGTGLGPAKKGEVLQDEDAKKLLDNPQNGAHYYLTVNTKVEPFDKLECRQAVQYALNRNAVHRAWGGDAGGDPANTILPPVVPGHDPDSDVYPPADPEKNEGDPAKAEELLSDCGEDGGIKAKLGVRSDRPAEVSAAEAIQEGLGRAGIEVQIEQFPSDTFTNTQAGSPDFVHDNEMGLNIYGWMPDWNTGYGYMSQILDGDAIKDAGNSNISELDDKEVNKLFDEVVGIEDEEERNKTYTEIDRLAMEQAVIVPMVYHKAVLYRPETLTNVFFNPSWKMYDYMALGTAAE; the protein is encoded by the coding sequence TTGAGAAGCTCAGCGCTGGGCGGCGCGGCGGTCGCGACCGCGGCCGTCCTCCTGCTGTCCGCATGCGGCGGCGGTGGCGGCGGCGGTGACGCCGCGGACACCGAGTTCGACCAGGGGATCGCCGAGGTCGTCAACGCGTCTGAGGAGCAGGGCGGCACGCTCCGCTACGCCATCACGGCCAACATCGAGAGCACCGACCCGGGCAACACCTACTACGGCTACGTCTGGAACTTCAGCCGGTACTACGCCCGCACCCTCTACACCTACGACACCTCCCCGGGCGAGGACGGCCGCACCATCGTGCCCGACCTGGCCGAGGGCGAGCCCGAGGTGAGCGACGACGGCAAGACCTACACCGTCAAGCTCAAGGAGGGGCTGAAGTACGAGGACGGCTCGCCGATCGTCGCCGAGGACGTCAAGTACGCCATCGCGCGGAGCAACTTCGGCCCCGACGCGCTGCCGAACGGCCCGAAGTACTACAAGGAGCACCTCGCCGACAGCGACGACTACGAGGGCCCCTACGAGGACGCCGACGACCCGCTGAAGGGCTTCGACGGCATCGAGACGCCGGACGACCACACCCTGGTCTTCAAGCTCAAGGGCGCCTTCTACGACTTCCCCTACGTGCTGGTCCAGCCGCAGAGCGCCCCGGTGCCCGCGGACAAGGACACCGGTGAGCAGTACCAGGAGCAGGTGGTCTCCTCCGGGCCGTACAAGTTCGACGGCAAGTGGACCCCGGGCAACGGCCTGACCCTGGTCCGCAACGACGAGTGGGACCCCGAGACCGACCCGATCCGCAAGGCGCTGCCGGACCGGATCACGGTCGAGGAGGGCGTCGACCAGAACGAGATCGACCAGCGGCTGGTCAACGGCGAGCTCGACGTCGACCTGGCCGGCACCGGCCTGGGCCCGGCGAAGAAGGGCGAGGTCCTCCAGGACGAGGACGCCAAGAAGCTGCTGGACAACCCGCAGAACGGCGCGCACTACTACCTGACCGTCAACACCAAGGTCGAGCCGTTCGACAAGCTGGAGTGCCGGCAGGCGGTGCAGTACGCGCTCAACCGCAACGCGGTGCACCGGGCCTGGGGCGGGGACGCCGGCGGCGACCCGGCCAACACCATCCTGCCCCCGGTCGTCCCGGGCCACGACCCGGACAGCGACGTCTACCCGCCCGCCGACCCGGAGAAGAACGAGGGCGACCCGGCCAAGGCCGAGGAGCTGCTCTCCGACTGCGGCGAGGACGGCGGCATCAAGGCCAAGCTGGGCGTGCGCTCCGACCGGCCTGCCGAGGTCTCCGCGGCCGAGGCCATCCAGGAGGGCCTGGGCCGGGCCGGCATCGAGGTGCAGATCGAGCAGTTCCCCTCGGACACCTTCACCAACACCCAGGCCGGTTCGCCCGACTTCGTGCACGACAACGAGATGGGCCTGAACATCTACGGCTGGATGCCCGACTGGAACACCGGCTACGGCTACATGAGCCAGATCCTGGACGGCGACGCCATCAAGGACGCCGGCAACTCCAACATCTCCGAGCTGGACGACAAGGAGGTCAACAAGCTCTTCGACGAGGTCGTCGGGATCGAGGACGAGGAAGAGCGGAACAAGACCTACACCGAGATCGACCGGCTGGCCATGGAGCAGGCCGTGATCGTCCCGATGGTCTACCACAAGGCGGTGCTCTACCGGCCGGAGACGCTGACCAACGTGTTCTTCAACCCGAGCTGGAAGATGTACGACTACATGGCGCTGGGAACCGCCGCCGAGTAG
- a CDS encoding response regulator has translation MAIRVVLTDDEAAIRTGFSLIFERYAPDIEVVGCAVDGTEGVNMARELRPDIVLMDVRMPRTDGISATRRISPRTKVLMLTNFARDAYVFGAMRAGCSGFLLKNVEPERLIEGVRSVHRGEGVLAPEVTARLIDAFAARSISAGDEAEALTPRERQVLGYLGRGLSNTQIAARLQMADATAKTHVARILAKLNVRSRIQAAIVAQELGLTGRGGEARAEGGEEPYAGPVRPLGRRSVAAE, from the coding sequence ATGGCGATCCGAGTCGTGCTGACGGACGACGAGGCGGCGATCAGGACCGGCTTCTCATTGATCTTCGAGCGCTACGCACCCGACATCGAGGTGGTCGGGTGCGCCGTCGACGGCACCGAGGGGGTGAACATGGCCCGGGAGCTCCGCCCCGACATCGTGCTGATGGACGTCCGCATGCCGCGCACCGACGGGATCTCGGCCACCCGCCGCATCTCACCCCGGACGAAGGTGCTCATGCTGACCAATTTCGCCCGGGACGCCTACGTCTTCGGGGCGATGCGCGCGGGGTGCTCGGGGTTCCTGCTGAAGAACGTCGAGCCGGAGCGCCTCATCGAGGGGGTGCGCTCGGTGCACCGCGGGGAGGGGGTCCTTGCCCCGGAGGTGACGGCGCGGCTCATCGACGCGTTCGCCGCGCGCTCGATCTCGGCCGGGGACGAGGCCGAGGCGCTGACCCCGCGCGAGCGGCAGGTGCTGGGGTACCTGGGGCGCGGCCTGTCCAACACCCAGATCGCCGCCCGGCTGCAGATGGCCGACGCCACCGCCAAGACCCACGTGGCGCGCATCCTGGCCAAGCTGAACGTGCGCTCCCGGATCCAGGCGGCGATCGTGGCCCAGGAGCTCGGGCTGACCGGCAGGGGAGGGGAGGCCCGGGCGGAGGGAGGGGAGGAGCCGTACGCCGGGCCGGTGCGGCCGCTGGGGCGCCGCAGCGTGGCGGCCGAGTGA
- a CDS encoding type I polyketide synthase → MAPAETGAGSYAELFARALARIEELEAERDALRRGAAEPVAVIGMACRFPGADGPEEFWELLREGRDATGPVPADRWDPDGPAGGAAGRRGGFVGGPEEFDAEFFGISPREAAHIDPQHRLLLEVAWEAVENAGIAPHRLPADTGVYVGIADSDYRAMAAARGAEAADRYFSSGTTASTASGRLSYLLGVGGPALSLDTACSSSAVAVHLAVRALRAGECGAALAAGVNRILAPQESSSLTAAGMLAPDGRCKPFDAAADGFGRAEGCGVLLLRRLSDALADRDPVLAVIRGTAVNQDGRRAGLTVPNGAAQRAVIRAALRDAGTGPEDVGYVEAQGTGSRIGDRIEAAALAEVFAGAGRAVPVGSAKSNTGHMEAAAGVAGVMKAVLALRHGTIPPTLHLRRPDPDAVLEGGPIRIPAAAEPWPAGRSAAGVSSFGFSGTNCHIVVARAPGPEPVRGAERDRPRHALALSAAAPDALRELVRRHLGLLRRAPDPDGGPRAADVCFTANTGRAHFAHRLCATGADRAELARGLQDWLEGGEAEGVLHGTAPRGPAPPVLLRFTGGTGGYAGMGGELAAASPTFRGAVRRCARAWGARFGEPLAPLAEGGPERAPADGVHADLRAFAVGYALHELLGAWGIAPAGMSGEEAGAFVAACAAGSLALDEVPEAVLSGTAPAGTPAGPPAAAGIVLEAGPAAGAGPRGGVLPGLAPGAEWQRMLAALAALYVRGAPVDWEGFERDHRDARTRVVLPNYPFRRTGHWLPEAPPERPGPGLPAAADERLPAGERAPAEAPLPRIRATADPAAGPEAVMRAAEAVLIEALRVPGPIGAADDFADLGMDSLIAAEVRELLQEALGRELPADIVVRSGSLGALAEAVAGLGGPPPSA, encoded by the coding sequence ATGGCGCCCGCTGAGACAGGGGCCGGCTCCTACGCCGAGCTGTTCGCCCGGGCGCTCGCCCGGATCGAGGAACTGGAGGCGGAGCGGGACGCGCTGCGCAGGGGCGCCGCCGAGCCGGTGGCCGTCATCGGGATGGCCTGCCGGTTCCCCGGCGCGGACGGCCCCGAGGAGTTCTGGGAGCTGCTGCGGGAGGGCCGCGACGCCACCGGGCCGGTCCCCGCCGACCGCTGGGACCCCGACGGGCCGGCGGGCGGGGCCGCGGGCCGCCGCGGCGGCTTCGTCGGCGGGCCGGAGGAGTTCGACGCCGAGTTCTTCGGCATCTCCCCGCGCGAGGCCGCGCACATCGACCCCCAGCACCGGCTCCTGCTGGAGGTCGCCTGGGAGGCGGTGGAGAACGCGGGCATCGCCCCGCACCGGCTCCCCGCCGACACCGGGGTCTACGTCGGCATCGCCGACAGCGACTACCGGGCGATGGCCGCGGCCCGGGGCGCGGAGGCGGCCGACCGCTACTTCAGCAGCGGGACCACGGCCAGCACCGCCAGCGGGCGGCTCTCCTACCTGCTGGGGGTCGGCGGGCCCGCGCTGTCGCTGGACACGGCCTGCTCCTCCTCGGCCGTGGCGGTCCACCTGGCGGTCCGGGCCCTGCGCGCCGGCGAGTGCGGTGCGGCGCTGGCCGCCGGAGTCAACCGCATCCTCGCGCCGCAGGAGAGCAGCAGCCTCACCGCGGCGGGGATGCTGGCCCCCGACGGGCGCTGCAAACCCTTCGACGCCGCCGCGGACGGGTTCGGCAGGGCGGAGGGCTGCGGCGTCCTGCTGCTCAGGCGGCTGTCCGACGCGCTCGCCGACCGCGACCCGGTGCTCGCGGTGATCCGGGGGACGGCGGTGAACCAGGACGGCCGCCGGGCCGGCCTGACCGTGCCCAACGGCGCGGCGCAGCGGGCGGTGATCCGCGCGGCGCTCCGCGACGCCGGGACCGGCCCCGAAGACGTCGGCTACGTGGAGGCGCAGGGCACCGGTTCGCGCATCGGCGACCGGATCGAGGCGGCCGCCCTGGCGGAGGTCTTCGCCGGCGCGGGGCGCGCCGTCCCGGTCGGGTCGGCCAAGTCCAACACCGGGCACATGGAGGCCGCGGCGGGCGTGGCGGGGGTGATGAAGGCGGTCCTGGCGCTGCGGCACGGCACGATCCCGCCCACCCTGCACCTGCGCCGCCCCGACCCGGATGCGGTCCTCGAAGGGGGGCCGATCCGGATCCCCGCCGCGGCCGAGCCGTGGCCGGCCGGGCGGTCCGCCGCCGGGGTCAGCTCCTTCGGGTTCAGCGGCACCAACTGCCACATCGTCGTGGCGCGGGCCCCCGGCCCCGAGCCGGTCCGCGGCGCGGAGCGGGACCGCCCGCGGCACGCCCTGGCGCTCTCCGCGGCGGCCCCGGACGCCCTGCGCGAACTGGTCCGCCGCCACCTGGGCCTGCTGCGCCGGGCCCCGGACCCGGACGGCGGCCCGCGGGCGGCCGACGTCTGCTTCACCGCGAACACCGGGCGGGCGCACTTCGCCCACCGCCTCTGCGCGACCGGCGCCGACCGAGCCGAACTCGCCCGGGGCCTGCAGGACTGGCTGGAGGGCGGGGAGGCGGAGGGGGTGCTGCACGGTACGGCGCCGCGCGGCCCCGCGCCCCCGGTGCTGCTCCGCTTCACCGGCGGTACCGGCGGCTATGCGGGGATGGGCGGCGAGCTGGCCGCCGCCTCCCCGACGTTCCGCGGCGCGGTGCGGCGCTGCGCGCGAGCCTGGGGGGCGAGGTTCGGTGAGCCCCTGGCCCCGCTCGCGGAGGGAGGGCCGGAGCGCGCCCCCGCGGACGGGGTGCACGCCGACCTCAGGGCGTTCGCCGTCGGGTACGCCCTGCACGAGCTGCTGGGCGCCTGGGGGATCGCCCCCGCGGGGATGTCCGGGGAAGAGGCGGGGGCCTTCGTCGCCGCGTGCGCGGCGGGGAGCCTCGCCCTGGACGAGGTGCCCGAGGCGGTGCTGTCCGGGACGGCTCCGGCAGGGACGCCCGCCGGGCCGCCCGCCGCCGCGGGGATCGTGCTGGAGGCCGGACCGGCCGCCGGCGCGGGCCCCCGCGGCGGCGTCCTCCCCGGACTCGCCCCGGGGGCGGAGTGGCAGAGGATGCTGGCGGCCCTGGCCGCGCTGTACGTGCGCGGGGCCCCGGTCGACTGGGAGGGGTTCGAGCGCGACCACCGCGACGCGCGGACCAGGGTCGTGCTGCCGAACTACCCGTTCCGCAGGACCGGGCACTGGCTGCCGGAGGCGCCGCCGGAGCGGCCGGGCCCCGGGCTCCCGGCCGCAGCGGACGAGCGGCTCCCCGCCGGGGAGCGCGCCCCCGCCGAGGCGCCGCTGCCGCGGATCCGGGCCACCGCGGACCCGGCCGCCGGGCCGGAGGCGGTCATGCGCGCGGCCGAGGCGGTGCTGATCGAGGCGCTGCGGGTGCCCGGCCCGATCGGCGCCGCGGACGACTTCGCGGACCTGGGAATGGACTCGCTGATCGCGGCCGAGGTCCGCGAGCTGCTCCAGGAGGCGCTCGGACGCGAGCTCCCGGCCGACATCGTGGTGCGCTCGGGCAGCCTGGGCGCCCTGGCCGAGGCCGTCGCCGGACTCGGCGGCCCGCCCCCTTCCGCATAG